A portion of the Bacillota bacterium genome contains these proteins:
- a CDS encoding ABC transporter permease, translating to MWQYLVRRLLQMIPIIVGISLIIFLVINMVPGNFIEAKANPKMSKEQIEHLKDLYGINDPIHIKYWKWIKGAIVGDFGHSFIYIKPVSEVINTFVWNSFILAFSAFILELLIAIPIGILSATKQYSKTDMTFTVFALVGISIPSFFMGLLLKKIFAVDLKIFPLANMTTPGANYTGLRYIWDVVIHLIMPCIVLAFSGVGSLMRYTRTAVLEVIKQDYIRTARSKGLSEKIVIYKHALRNALIPIVTIIGLSLPGLFSGAIITESIFGIPGIGKVALDAVTKRDYPLMMGFSLFVAVLTLIGNLLSDILYAVVDPRVKLK from the coding sequence ATGTGGCAGTATCTAGTTAGAAGGCTATTACAGATGATACCTATAATTGTCGGTATTTCCCTGATAATTTTTCTTGTTATAAATATGGTACCCGGTAACTTTATTGAAGCAAAAGCAAACCCGAAAATGTCTAAGGAACAGATTGAACATTTAAAGGATCTTTACGGCATAAATGACCCTATTCACATAAAATACTGGAAATGGATTAAAGGTGCAATCGTGGGTGATTTTGGCCATTCATTCATATATATAAAACCTGTCAGCGAAGTAATAAACACCTTTGTTTGGAATTCTTTTATTTTAGCTTTTTCTGCTTTTATACTGGAATTATTAATTGCAATACCAATTGGTATTTTATCTGCGACAAAGCAGTACTCTAAGACAGATATGACGTTTACCGTGTTTGCATTGGTGGGTATTTCAATACCATCTTTTTTTATGGGACTTTTATTGAAGAAAATATTTGCTGTAGATTTAAAAATCTTTCCTCTTGCAAATATGACTACCCCCGGTGCCAACTACACCGGTTTAAGGTATATATGGGATGTTGTGATACATTTAATTATGCCGTGTATTGTCCTTGCCTTCAGCGGTGTTGGTTCTTTAATGAGGTATACAAGAACTGCTGTTTTGGAGGTTATTAAGCAGGACTATATCAGGACTGCCCGTTCAAAAGGTTTGAGCGAGAAGATTGTTATATATAAGCATGCATTAAGAAATGCTTTAATACCGATTGTGACCATAATCGGATTATCTTTGCCCGGATTGTTTTCAGGAGCAATTATTACTGAGAGCATTTTCGGCATACCCGGAATAGGGAAAGTCGCTCTGGATGCCGTAACTAAAAGAGATTACCCTCTAATGATGGGATTCTCATTGTTTGTTGCTGTTTTAACACTAATAGGCAACCTTCTGTCAGATATTCTTTACGCCGTGGTAGATCCACGCGTAAAGCTTAAGTGA
- a CDS encoding ABC transporter permease, with amino-acid sequence MNMKVLLLLGLIFSVLIIIIFALPFIVIKKYATINGFDLIFSISKRLELIPVSGSGPVLVLISNSLPLLLSVLMYTFTTGLFIAYMYKNKKSFSNIAILTAFLGYILYGVQLSDTGTSVVEFFAVLLMKQQASDGSVIFKIAQQEVTTGIGARLLAIIGMLPIFAAIAVKVMENAKRKKYDAIQTPWTIAFRQFKRNKLALVGVGILFVFVIWCFYGPVFSDFALLETKISVAKQKPSLKYILGTDAIGRDIFTRLMYGGRISLTVGFVAVLIEVLIGASIGGISGYYGGKVDNILMRIVDVFLSLPYLPVVIILGTVMSDLDIPPQKRIYFVMLILGFLGWPYLARLVRGQILSLREQEFMLAAEALGLSDKRKIFRHLIPNVIPQIIVTATLGIGGAILSESALSFLGLGVAMPYPSWGNMIQAVRDSYDFAYRAWLWIPPGICIFITVLAINFVGDGLRDAFDPKMKR; translated from the coding sequence ATGAACATGAAAGTATTACTTCTTTTAGGCTTGATATTTTCAGTATTAATCATTATTATTTTTGCATTACCATTTATTGTTATTAAAAAATATGCCACTATTAACGGATTTGATTTGATTTTCAGTATTTCAAAGCGGCTTGAATTAATACCGGTATCCGGCAGTGGGCCTGTGCTTGTTTTGATAAGCAATTCCCTGCCGTTGTTGCTTTCCGTGCTTATGTATACTTTTACGACCGGCTTGTTTATTGCATATATGTATAAAAACAAAAAAAGCTTTTCAAATATTGCTATACTTACTGCTTTCCTAGGCTACATTTTATACGGCGTGCAGCTTTCCGATACAGGGACCAGTGTAGTTGAATTTTTTGCTGTTTTGCTTATGAAGCAGCAGGCAAGTGATGGTTCAGTTATTTTTAAGATTGCGCAGCAAGAGGTTACTACCGGTATAGGAGCGCGTCTGCTTGCTATTATAGGAATGTTACCCATATTTGCCGCAATTGCCGTTAAGGTTATGGAGAATGCGAAAAGGAAAAAATATGATGCAATTCAGACTCCATGGACTATTGCATTCAGGCAGTTTAAACGTAATAAGCTTGCGCTTGTCGGGGTAGGAATACTTTTTGTATTTGTTATATGGTGCTTTTATGGTCCTGTATTTTCAGATTTTGCACTTCTTGAAACCAAAATTTCAGTAGCAAAACAAAAGCCTAGTTTAAAATATATTTTAGGAACAGATGCCATAGGTAGGGATATTTTTACCCGGCTAATGTATGGTGGCAGAATTTCGCTTACTGTAGGCTTTGTCGCTGTATTAATAGAAGTGCTGATTGGTGCTTCAATAGGTGGGATTTCAGGTTATTATGGCGGTAAGGTGGACAACATACTTATGAGGATTGTTGATGTTTTCCTAAGCCTTCCTTATCTTCCTGTAGTAATAATTCTTGGTACTGTTATGTCCGACCTTGATATACCTCCACAAAAAAGGATATACTTTGTTATGCTTATTCTGGGCTTCCTCGGATGGCCATATCTGGCACGGCTTGTAAGAGGGCAGATATTGTCTCTTCGTGAGCAGGAATTCATGCTTGCAGCAGAAGCTCTGGGCTTAAGCGATAAGCGTAAAATTTTCCGGCACCTCATACCTAATGTTATACCTCAAATTATTGTAACTGCAACCCTTGGAATCGGGGGCGCAATTTTAAGCGAATCTGCCCTGTCATTTCTCGGCCTTGGTGTGGCAATGCCGTATCCTTCGTGGGGAAACATGATCCAGGCAGTAAGGGACTCTTATGATTTTGCTTATCGTGCCTGGTTATGGATTCCACCCGGTATATGCATATTTATTACAGTGTTGGCAATTAATTTTGTGGGTGACGGTCTAAGGGATGCCTTTGACCCGAAAATGAAAAGGTAA
- a CDS encoding ABC transporter ATP-binding protein translates to MPDKLVEFKNLHTYFFTDAGIVKAVNDVSFIVNRGETICIVGESGCGKTVTALSLMRLVQFPGKIVKGEILYNGIDLLKLTPAEMQKINGSKITMIFQEPMTSLNPVFTVGDQISETIILHEKLSKSAAKEKTIEMIKVVGIPRAESIYKSYPHELSGGMRQRIMIAMALACNPELLIADEPTTALDVTIQAQILDLLKKVKEEFGMSIMLITHDLGVVAEMADYVVVMYAGKVVEEGPVLEIFKNPKHPYTIGLLNSKPVLDIAQKRLYSIPGNVPNPIELPDMCYFSDRCEKCMEICKRAFPGMVELENNHKVACYLYDGQGGEAG, encoded by the coding sequence ATGCCAGATAAGCTTGTAGAATTTAAAAATCTGCATACCTATTTTTTTACTGATGCAGGTATTGTTAAAGCAGTTAATGATGTTTCTTTTATTGTAAACAGGGGTGAGACAATCTGTATAGTTGGTGAATCGGGATGCGGTAAAACTGTTACAGCATTATCTCTTATGCGGCTTGTTCAATTTCCCGGTAAAATTGTGAAGGGTGAAATACTTTACAATGGGATAGACTTGCTAAAACTTACTCCTGCTGAAATGCAGAAAATTAACGGGAGCAAAATAACCATGATATTCCAGGAACCTATGACCTCCCTTAACCCTGTTTTTACGGTTGGGGATCAAATATCGGAAACAATTATATTACATGAAAAGCTATCTAAAAGTGCGGCAAAAGAAAAAACCATAGAAATGATTAAAGTAGTAGGTATTCCTAGGGCTGAGAGCATTTACAAATCTTATCCCCATGAGCTTTCAGGTGGTATGAGGCAGCGTATAATGATTGCAATGGCCCTTGCCTGCAATCCTGAACTCTTGATTGCAGACGAACCCACAACAGCTCTGGATGTAACTATACAGGCCCAGATACTTGATTTGCTGAAGAAGGTAAAAGAAGAGTTTGGAATGTCCATTATGCTCATAACTCATGATTTGGGTGTAGTGGCCGAAATGGCCGATTATGTAGTCGTAATGTATGCCGGAAAAGTTGTTGAGGAAGGACCGGTGTTGGAGATATTTAAAAACCCGAAACATCCTTATACCATAGGCCTTTTAAATTCCAAACCTGTACTTGATATAGCACAGAAACGGCTTTATTCAATTCCCGGGAATGTGCCGAATCCCATTGAACTTCCTGATATGTGCTATTTTTCAGATAGATGTGAGAAGTGTATGGAAATATGTAAAAGAGCTTTTCCTGGTATGGTTGAGCTTGAAAACAATCACAAGGTTGCATGCTATCTTTATGACGGGCAAGGAGGTGAAGCTGGATGA
- a CDS encoding ABC transporter ATP-binding protein translates to MIEIKNLSKSYNKGAVKAVDNLNLKVERGEIFGFLGPNGAGKTTTIKLMVGLLNPDEGTITINGYDNRKFSLEAKRSIGYVPDNPDVYERLTGIEYLNFMADVYGVPEKVRRERIDYFLDVFGLTDAASDLIKSYSHGMKQKIVLMGAIIHDPALWIMDEPMVGLDPKSSHLLKDLMRKHCDKGNSVFFSTHILEVAEKLCDRIGIIHKGKLIAIGTMEELRQGDNADSLENIFLELTEK, encoded by the coding sequence GTGATTGAAATTAAAAATCTTTCAAAAAGCTATAATAAGGGAGCGGTAAAAGCTGTAGACAACCTTAATTTGAAGGTGGAAAGAGGAGAGATTTTCGGTTTCCTTGGTCCAAACGGCGCAGGAAAAACCACTACTATAAAACTGATGGTGGGACTGCTTAACCCCGACGAAGGGACTATTACCATCAATGGATACGATAACCGTAAATTTTCTCTGGAAGCTAAACGAAGTATTGGATATGTCCCTGATAACCCCGATGTTTATGAAAGGCTGACAGGAATAGAATATCTTAATTTTATGGCTGATGTATACGGGGTACCGGAAAAAGTACGCAGGGAAAGAATAGATTACTTCCTTGATGTTTTTGGCTTGACAGATGCTGCATCTGATTTAATAAAGAGTTATTCCCATGGAATGAAGCAGAAAATTGTACTTATGGGCGCAATTATTCATGACCCTGCTCTGTGGATTATGGATGAACCCATGGTAGGGCTGGATCCTAAATCTTCCCACTTGCTGAAGGATTTAATGAGAAAGCATTGCGATAAGGGAAATTCGGTTTTCTTCTCCACCCACATCCTTGAAGTAGCTGAAAAACTTTGTGACAGGATAGGCATTATCCATAAAGGGAAGTTGATAGCTATCGGCACCATGGAAGAATTGAGGCAGGGTGATAACGCTGATTCGCTTGAAAATATATTCCTGGAGTTGACGGAAAAATGA
- a CDS encoding ABC transporter ATP-binding protein codes for MSEVLLQVENLKKYFPIKGGVFQRTVGYVRAVENVSFTINKGETFGLVGESGCGKSTVGRTILRLYDKDGGEVIFRGKNIHALNKKELTQLRPKMQIVFQDPYSSLNPRMTVGDIVGEALVEHGICTKRNVKERVLEILNRCGLLPYHVDRYPHEFSGGQRQRIGIARALALEPEFIVCDEPVSALDVSIQSQIINLLSDLQSEYGFSYLFISHDLSVVKHVSHRIGVMYLGSMVEIAEKDELFRNALHPYTKALLSAVPIPDPTVKKERIILTGDIPSPANPPSGCKFHTRCPYAMDRCRKEEPLMKDVGNDHMVACHLI; via the coding sequence ATGAGCGAGGTATTGTTGCAGGTTGAGAACCTAAAAAAGTACTTCCCGATAAAAGGTGGAGTTTTTCAGAGGACAGTGGGGTATGTGCGCGCAGTTGAAAATGTCAGTTTTACCATTAACAAGGGCGAGACTTTTGGGCTTGTGGGCGAATCGGGCTGTGGAAAAAGTACTGTTGGAAGGACTATTCTCAGACTCTATGATAAGGATGGCGGGGAAGTAATATTTAGGGGTAAGAATATACATGCATTAAATAAGAAGGAATTGACTCAATTAAGGCCTAAGATGCAGATTGTATTCCAGGACCCGTACAGTTCACTAAATCCGCGTATGACAGTAGGGGATATTGTTGGTGAAGCCCTTGTAGAACACGGGATATGTACAAAAAGGAATGTCAAAGAGCGTGTTCTTGAGATATTGAACCGTTGCGGGTTATTACCTTACCATGTTGACAGGTATCCCCATGAGTTTTCAGGTGGACAGAGGCAAAGAATAGGTATCGCACGTGCCCTTGCCCTTGAACCTGAATTTATAGTTTGCGACGAACCTGTATCAGCACTGGATGTTTCCATACAATCCCAGATTATAAACCTCTTGTCTGATTTGCAGTCAGAGTATGGTTTTTCATACCTGTTTATATCCCACGATTTGAGTGTGGTAAAGCATGTATCTCACAGGATTGGAGTCATGTATTTGGGTTCTATGGTAGAAATTGCCGAGAAAGATGAACTTTTCCGGAACGCTTTGCATCCTTATACAAAGGCTCTTCTTTCGGCAGTTCCTATACCAGATCCAACAGTTAAAAAAGAAAGAATTATTTTGACAGGGGATATTCCGAGTCCGGCGAATCCTCCGTCAGGCTGCAAATTCCACACCCGCTGCCCTTATGCCATGGATAGGTGCAGAAAGGAAGAACCGCTGATGAAGGATGTGGGAAATGACCACATGGTAGCATGCCATCTAATTTAG